The sequence AAAGATTTCTTTTTGGTGGTAAGCCAGGGTTAGATCCATTTCTTAAATTTTCAGCGGCGTCTAGTGCTCGACAAACTTCAAAAAAAGCAGCAGGAATTTGAGTTGATTTCAAAGTTCCACTTGTTCCAGGTGCAAAAGTACTCATTCGTTTATCCTTGTAAAAAATGTAGTATCCGTACTTGTAATCTGTTGTAGCTGGAAAATTGGCTGAATTGAGGGGAATAAATCTAGAAACTTTCTTTGGGGTTAATGTCGAAGAAAGTGCAGCACGCGAGGCACTCACTAAATAAATTTTTTTATCTTGAATCAAAAAATTAAATTGAAACTCTAAAAGCTTGTTAGCTACAGATACCGGAAGATAGCTAATAGCTGCTTGCCAATCTATATCTAAATTATCCCCGCTAGGAGTTTCTATAGTTTCAACAGGAATATCACTAAAATTGTCTAGTTCACTTTTTAGTGGCTTTTTAGGGATAAATACGTAATAATTGCGTTTCCATTTGTAAGCAATATAAATACTTTTTTTAAATAAATTTTTAATAACTTGAAGTAAATAAACATCAGAATAATTAACTATCTTAGCAAAGCTAGTTAATTTAATAGATTGTCTTCCGTTTATATAGTAGACTTCATCAAAGTTTGTTTTCACGTTTTTTTTCTCTTAGTTTTTTACTCCATGAAGGTACAACGTCTTTTTGTCCGGAGGGAAAGAATTAACATAGTGTCGGAGTGACAGAAATTTTTTTGTATTCTTGATTAGAATTGGTTACTTGTAGTGGCTCTATTCCTTTTAATCGGTCGGGGTCTACATATTGTTTTAATGCGTTAATAACTCTTGAGCATTCAGTTTCGGTTTTACACCAAACGATAATTTTAGAGTTGTCGTTTAAAACTTGTATTCCTCGATAATCGCCTTTTTCGTAATCAGGGAATTTAGGTTGATGTTGAGAACCATATCTGTAATGCGGAAGTATTAATGTCCAACGAGAACGACCAATTTTTAGTTTTTCTAAGGTGTTGATGGCTGAGGGGATATCCGTTGAAAGGTTGATGGTGGTCATGTCAGATTAATGAAGTGAATAAACCCGTTTTAAGCAGTAATCAAAACAATGTAAATATTCCACTTTTATGTAAATCAAGAACAATCACTGAGGGCTGAAAAGCCTACCACCATTAGTATTTAAGCAGATATTGACTATATCTAAAAACGCAAATGTTCCGAATTAACCATTGCAACTGGTTAATCCGGAACAATCATGAGGAGAATTTTCATGAAAAATAACCGAAACGGACAATCGGCTATTTTAACTGACACGGACTATTCTAAAATCCGCAAGCAAATTAAAAGTCAAAAATACAAGTTACTTTTAGATTTAGCTTGGTACACCGGGGAACGGTGGGGGGCACTGGTAAAGTTAAGGATAGAGGATGTTTACAATCCCAACGGCACGCCACGGGAATATATTAATTTTCGGGCGATTACTCGCAAGGCAACGCCAGACGGTAAGCGCCAGACAAGACAAGTGCCTGTACACCCTGTACTGGCTGAATCTTTATCTAATTACACTCCAGATTCTAGTTCGGGCTGGCTCTTTCCCTGCCGTGATGGTGACATGCCAATTACGATTCGGTGGGCAGATAAAATTTTACGAGCTGCTATAGAAAGACTGGGTTTGACGGCTAAGGGTATCAGCACTCATTCCACCCGCCGGACTTTCATTACCAAACTGCACCGCAATGGAACTGACCTGTACACGATTAAGAAAATCACTGGTCACAAGGATTTTAAGTCGTTGGAACGTTACGTAGAAATTTCGGCTGATCGTGTTAAGGGGGCGATCGCTACTCTATGAACACTAAGCTGTTATTCCTGCAAATCGAAATTTTCTTCCAGCGCCTCCAGGAGGGAAATTACGATCACCCGGTGGACTTGGCTAAGGCCCTAGAAACCCTGGCAGACTTTGCCTGGGAGGAGGTAGATGAGCTTTACCCGCCATCAACATTCCCGTGATAAAAATGACACAAACTTAATGTTATTTTTTTTGGGCGATCGCTTTATTCATTGGGCGATCGCATTTTTTCAAGGTTGCAATCACAAGAAAAACCCTGTATCCTGCCTTGACACAGGCGTTACAGGAAAATTATGACTTTGCAACCAGGAACTAACAGTACCAGCTGGTCTTCGGCTTGGAACAATGGCAAGACTAAAACAATTCGCGTTCCAGTCAAACTAGCTGATCAAATCTTGAACTATGCCAGGGAACTGGATTCTGGCATTGACATGGAACAGCAGATTATTCTCAAATTTATTGATTCTTTTGCGGAACGGAGAAAAGCAGAGTTTCGCCCCAATCAGTACAGCCGTACTGCTTCACTAGAAAGCCGCCGGTGGGATGAACTCAAAAGATTTAGGAATTTGGTTGCGAATGGTGACGCCAAGAGTGAATCAAGTGTTGAATCTCTTGTGGTGTCTGTCCGTCGTTGATTGCGGCTTCTACATCTGCCTTTCGATTTTTAGCGATCGCACTATTTGCACTGCCAAGATAAATCCGATTTTTCTTCCTGCCAGTCATCCAACAGTAGCGATAGTACCAATATTTATTACCAGAGCGTTCGACCCAATATTTCTCTACCCAGTGGGTATCGTGTTGGGGCGCAACTTTTTTAGTATCTAATGCAACTTGCGCCCCAACACAATTGTACG is a genomic window of Fortiea contorta PCC 7126 containing:
- a CDS encoding tyrosine-type recombinase/integrase, with the translated sequence MKNNRNGQSAILTDTDYSKIRKQIKSQKYKLLLDLAWYTGERWGALVKLRIEDVYNPNGTPREYINFRAITRKATPDGKRQTRQVPVHPVLAESLSNYTPDSSSGWLFPCRDGDMPITIRWADKILRAAIERLGLTAKGISTHSTRRTFITKLHRNGTDLYTIKKITGHKDFKSLERYVEISADRVKGAIATL